A stretch of the Desulfobacterales bacterium genome encodes the following:
- a CDS encoding cupin domain-containing protein, whose translation MFGFVINIEKATLENKNFRKVLHTAQNSQLVVMNLLPGEDIGAEVHDLDQFIRFESGRGKVILDGKEYEVEDDWAVVIPAGVEHNVINTSDNEAMKLYSIYSPPEHPEGTVHPTKADDTGHDH comes from the coding sequence ATGTTTGGATTTGTTATTAATATCGAAAAAGCGACGTTGGAGAATAAAAACTTTCGCAAGGTACTGCACACCGCTCAGAACAGCCAACTGGTGGTGATGAATCTGCTGCCCGGCGAAGACATTGGAGCGGAGGTTCATGATCTCGATCAATTCATTCGCTTTGAATCCGGTCGGGGCAAAGTTATTCTGGATGGAAAAGAATACGAGGTTGAGGATGACTGGGCAGTTGTAATTCCTGCCGGTGTGGAGCATAATGTGATCAACACCTCTGACAACGAGGCGATGAAGCTGTATTCCATTTACTCACCACCGGAGCATCCGGAGGGAACCGTTCATCCTACCAAAGCAGATGATACAGGCCATGATCATTAA
- a CDS encoding OsmC family protein: MGEVVKVNVSVDQVGPTASEGRAREHTVVMDRPEAKGGENRGAMGGENLLMALGGCFMSNLLAAAKSRESDMSDVKLTITGTLDAAPPSFSAVEMTIAAQYSDKEAMQKLVTIAERGCIVANTLKNAVDLKIELA, encoded by the coding sequence ATGGGTGAAGTTGTAAAGGTAAATGTCAGCGTCGACCAGGTCGGCCCCACTGCATCTGAAGGCAGGGCCAGAGAACATACGGTTGTGATGGATCGGCCTGAAGCCAAAGGCGGTGAAAATCGGGGAGCCATGGGCGGCGAGAATCTTTTGATGGCGCTAGGCGGATGTTTTATGAGCAATCTTCTGGCCGCGGCCAAAAGCCGGGAATCTGACATGAGCGATGTCAAATTAACGATCACGGGTACCCTGGACGCCGCACCGCCAAGTTTTTCAGCCGTTGAAATGACAATAGCAGCCCAATATAGCGATAAAGAAGCCATGCAAAAACTGGTGACCATAGCTGAACGCGGCTGTATCGTGGCCAACACCCTAAAAAATGCGGTTGATCTCAAGATAGAACTGGCATGA
- a CDS encoding transcriptional repressor, protein MKKRADTAITDQRYHQMLVKLKEHEFRLTPQRLAVLKVLAVSDGHPTVERIYETVRAEFPTTSIATIYKTVNLLKQLNEVLELGFPDGSNRYDGHKPYPHPHVICTKCHKVIDPNLGSLKDLTKEVIKETGFQILNHRVDFFGTCRDCQSRDA, encoded by the coding sequence ATGAAAAAGAGGGCTGATACAGCTATCACAGATCAACGCTACCATCAGATGCTTGTGAAGCTGAAGGAACACGAATTCCGTCTTACACCCCAGCGGCTGGCCGTCTTGAAGGTGTTGGCAGTTAGCGATGGTCATCCGACTGTTGAACGGATTTATGAAACGGTCAGGGCAGAATTTCCAACAACCAGCATCGCCACCATCTACAAGACGGTCAATCTTCTTAAACAGCTCAACGAGGTGTTGGAACTTGGATTCCCAGATGGGAGCAATCGCTATGACGGCCATAAGCCCTATCCTCACCCCCACGTCATTTGTACAAAGTGTCATAAGGTTATTGATCCGAATTTGGGTAGTCTCAAAGACCTGACCAAAGAAGTCATCAAAGAAACAGGTTTTCAAATTCTAAATCACAGGGTTGATTTTTTCGGCACCTGCCGAGACTGTCAATCGCGCGATGCATAA
- a CDS encoding dienelactone hydrolase family protein, which produces MRYLILSILLLLFSTAALGASGAPVTYQINGQPYEGYYISPSKQAPFVLLIHDWDGLTDYEIKRAHMLADLGYAVFALDLFGAGVRPTEVKDKRQHTGELYQDRAKMRALMQGALDTAKKKGANIDNGAAFGYCFGGAAVLELARSGANLKGFAAFHGGLQTPPGQNYTQARGKILIMHGTADKLITMDQFANLAKELESAGVAHEMITYGGARHAFTVFGSDRYQEAADKKSWERFTKFLAATLKNGN; this is translated from the coding sequence ATGCGCTACCTTATCTTATCAATCCTTCTTTTACTTTTCTCTACTGCTGCGCTGGGTGCCTCCGGCGCTCCGGTGACGTATCAGATCAATGGTCAACCCTACGAGGGCTATTACATCAGCCCCTCGAAACAGGCCCCGTTTGTTCTGCTCATTCACGACTGGGATGGCTTGACGGACTATGAAATCAAAAGAGCCCATATGCTGGCAGATCTGGGCTATGCTGTTTTTGCTCTGGATTTGTTTGGTGCCGGCGTGCGACCCACCGAAGTCAAAGACAAGCGGCAGCATACGGGTGAGCTGTATCAAGACAGAGCAAAAATGCGGGCTCTGATGCAGGGTGCTCTGGATACAGCAAAGAAAAAAGGGGCGAACATCGACAATGGCGCTGCTTTTGGCTATTGTTTCGGTGGCGCGGCGGTATTGGAACTGGCGCGATCCGGCGCAAATCTAAAGGGCTTTGCCGCTTTTCATGGCGGTTTACAAACACCGCCAGGGCAAAATTACACCCAGGCCCGGGGAAAGATATTGATTATGCATGGTACTGCAGATAAGCTCATCACCATGGACCAATTTGCCAATCTGGCTAAAGAGCTGGAATCGGCCGGTGTTGCCCACGAAATGATCACCTATGGCGGTGCGCGACATGCGTTTACGGTTTTTGGGAGTGACCGATATCAAGAGGCAGCGGATAAAAAATCCTGGGAGCGCTTTACGAAGTTCCTTGCAGCCACGCTGAAAAATGGAAATTAA
- a CDS encoding Na+:solute symporter encodes MGMKPIDFGVIITYFILVLLIGFLLRKVSGKNKEEYFLGGRNMPWWLAGISIVATNFAADTPLAISGIIASKGLSGNWLWLPWMGIHSAVIIFFAAAWRKTGVLTDAQFIAIRYSGRRTEALRLLRAGVSGILLNCIILAWIFTAVLKISNVFFSWNKWFPELYDFASKLIPASGSLGSPNEAITLVLMLLIIAIYSSMGGIRAVIITDFIQFILSLAGGVWLAVNAWIYIGGQRGLSDGLKNLYGSQHQFLELFPTQAGWMSALEIGSVLFAVYLFAQSFSGIDADGGGYMMQRLATTRNAADAKKASLLFLIFQYLIRIWPWFVVGLAALIVLPLGQDVYTIDNTTVVLNDREGAYPVLMTLLLPPGVLGLVLASLLAAFMSTVDTHINWGASYIINDWLLKIFPGASDKVQILIARIAVVLFLLIALVISTYIGSIESGWRAVATVGAAFGTPTLLRWFWWRINADAELLAIAAGILAGGFFAFFTDISYEFRLILTSLSSLLGVLMGVLWGRATPAATINQFIAKVQPIGFWPDRSIKQSLKEISFNLIKWLCLCIGLILALAGLHQFIFRGEILFALLRICCGGLLIYLAVFGLDQLKKRWILP; translated from the coding sequence ATGGGAATGAAGCCAATCGACTTTGGGGTAATCATTACCTATTTCATTTTGGTCCTGCTTATCGGATTTTTGCTTCGAAAAGTATCAGGCAAAAACAAAGAAGAGTATTTTTTAGGCGGCAGAAATATGCCCTGGTGGCTGGCAGGCATCTCAATTGTTGCCACTAATTTTGCGGCCGACACCCCCCTTGCCATAAGCGGCATTATCGCCAGCAAAGGTTTATCCGGCAACTGGCTCTGGCTTCCGTGGATGGGTATTCACTCGGCGGTGATCATCTTTTTTGCCGCAGCATGGCGCAAGACCGGCGTGTTAACGGACGCCCAGTTTATCGCCATACGGTACTCGGGCAGAAGAACCGAAGCGCTTCGGCTGCTCAGAGCCGGTGTCAGCGGCATCTTGCTGAATTGTATCATCCTCGCCTGGATTTTCACTGCGGTGTTAAAAATATCAAACGTGTTTTTTAGCTGGAATAAATGGTTTCCTGAATTGTATGACTTTGCCAGTAAGCTGATTCCCGCCAGTGGCAGCTTAGGGTCACCCAACGAAGCCATTACGCTGGTTTTAATGCTTTTAATAATCGCCATATATTCATCTATGGGTGGCATTCGTGCCGTTATTATCACTGACTTTATCCAATTCATTTTGAGTCTCGCCGGAGGTGTGTGGCTGGCCGTCAATGCCTGGATTTATATCGGCGGCCAGCGCGGTTTATCTGATGGCTTGAAAAACCTATATGGCAGCCAACATCAATTTCTCGAGCTGTTTCCGACACAGGCCGGCTGGATGAGTGCTCTGGAAATCGGATCGGTGCTGTTTGCGGTTTACCTGTTCGCGCAATCATTTTCCGGAATCGATGCCGACGGTGGCGGTTACATGATGCAAAGGCTGGCAACGACCCGCAATGCGGCCGACGCCAAAAAAGCCTCACTGCTGTTTTTAATATTTCAATATCTGATAAGAATCTGGCCCTGGTTTGTGGTGGGCCTCGCGGCACTGATTGTTTTACCCCTGGGGCAGGATGTGTATACGATTGATAATACAACAGTTGTTTTAAATGACCGGGAGGGGGCGTATCCGGTGCTGATGACACTTCTGCTGCCCCCGGGCGTTTTGGGGCTGGTTTTGGCAAGCCTGTTGGCTGCCTTTATGAGTACGGTCGACACGCACATCAATTGGGGCGCATCCTACATTATCAATGATTGGCTGTTGAAAATATTCCCCGGGGCTTCCGACAAAGTTCAAATTTTAATTGCCAGAATAGCGGTCGTGCTGTTTCTGCTGATCGCATTGGTCATCAGCACCTATATAGGAAGCATTGAGAGCGGTTGGAGAGCAGTCGCCACCGTCGGTGCGGCATTCGGCACGCCAACGTTATTGCGCTGGTTTTGGTGGCGTATTAATGCTGATGCCGAATTGTTGGCGATTGCGGCAGGCATTTTGGCCGGCGGTTTTTTTGCCTTTTTTACGGATATCAGCTATGAGTTTCGCTTAATTTTAACTTCATTGTCCAGTCTATTAGGTGTGTTGATGGGTGTGCTCTGGGGTAGAGCGACACCGGCAGCAACCATCAACCAATTTATCGCAAAAGTGCAACCCATTGGATTTTGGCCGGACAGGTCAATTAAACAGAGTTTAAAAGAAATCTCCTTCAATCTCATTAAATGGTTGTGTCTGTGTATTGGGCTAATACTAGCTCTGGCCGGATTACATCAATTCATATTTAGGGGTGAAATTCTATTCGCTTTATTACGGATCTGTTGCGGCGGATTGCTGATCTACCTTGCTGTGTTCGGGCTCGATCAGCTAAAAAAGCGCTGGATCCTGCCCTAA
- the katG gene encoding catalase/peroxidase HPI — protein sequence MNEDNKRRVTGSTAGGGMSNRDWWPNQLNLKILHQNSDLSNPMGKAFNYAEEFKKLDLKALKKDLYALMTDSQEWWPADYGHYGGLFIRMAWHSAGTYRTADGRGGAGSGTQRFAPLNSWPDNANLDKARRLLWPIKQKYGNRISWADLMILAGNCALESMGFKTFGFGGGREDVWEPEEDIYWGSEAEWLGDKRYSGDRELENPLAAVQMGLIYVNPEGPNGNPDPVASGRDIRETFGRMAMGDEETVALTAGGHTFGKCHGAGDAALVGPEPEGAGIEEQGLGWKSSFGSGKGSDAITSGLEGAWTPNPIKWDMGYFDMLFGYEWELTKSPAGAQQWKPKDVADKDLVPDAEDSSKRVLTMMTTADMAMRMDPIYEPISRRFHKNPEAFADAFARAWFKLTHRDMGPRVRYLGPEVPVEELIWQDPIPAVDHELIDAQDITALKAQILAAGLTVSQLVSTAWASASTFRGSDKRGGANGARIRLAPQKDWEVNQPAQLAEVLETLEGIQKDFNSAQSGGKKVSLADLVVLGGCAGVEQAAKNAGQDVTVPFTPGRMDASQEQTDVESFSVLEPEADGFRNYLKTKYTVPAENMLIDRAQLLTLTAPEMTVLVGGMRVLNTNFEQAQHGVFTKRPETLTNDFFVNLLSMSTEWKATSEDEDLFEGRDRATAETKWTGTRVDLIFGSNSQLRALAEVYGCEDSQEKFLHDFVAAWDKVMNLDRFELA from the coding sequence ATGAACGAAGATAACAAGCGCCGGGTAACGGGATCCACTGCCGGTGGTGGTATGTCAAACAGGGACTGGTGGCCAAACCAGTTGAACCTCAAGATTCTTCATCAGAATTCTGACTTGAGCAACCCGATGGGCAAGGCTTTCAACTACGCCGAGGAATTCAAGAAACTTGACCTTAAGGCCTTGAAAAAGGACCTCTATGCGCTGATGACTGACTCGCAGGAATGGTGGCCGGCCGACTACGGCCACTACGGAGGACTGTTTATCCGGATGGCTTGGCACAGCGCTGGTACCTACCGCACCGCCGACGGCCGCGGGGGAGCGGGGTCCGGCACCCAGCGCTTCGCGCCGCTGAACAGCTGGCCGGACAACGCTAACCTCGACAAGGCGCGCCGGCTGCTCTGGCCGATAAAGCAAAAATACGGCAACAGGATCTCCTGGGCCGATCTGATGATCCTGGCCGGTAACTGTGCCCTTGAGTCGATGGGATTCAAGACCTTCGGCTTCGGCGGCGGGCGCGAGGACGTGTGGGAGCCGGAAGAAGACATTTACTGGGGTTCGGAAGCCGAGTGGCTTGGCGACAAGCGTTATTCCGGTGACCGCGAACTGGAAAATCCGTTGGCCGCCGTGCAGATGGGCCTGATCTACGTGAACCCGGAAGGCCCGAACGGCAATCCGGATCCGGTGGCCTCCGGTCGTGACATCCGCGAAACTTTCGGGCGCATGGCCATGGGCGACGAGGAGACCGTTGCGCTCACCGCCGGCGGGCATACCTTCGGTAAATGCCACGGCGCCGGCGATGCCGCGCTTGTCGGTCCCGAGCCCGAGGGCGCCGGCATCGAAGAGCAGGGCCTCGGCTGGAAGAGCAGCTTCGGCAGCGGCAAAGGTAGTGATGCGATCACCAGCGGCCTGGAAGGGGCCTGGACGCCGAACCCTATAAAGTGGGACATGGGCTATTTTGACATGCTGTTCGGTTACGAATGGGAATTGACAAAGAGCCCCGCCGGTGCCCAGCAGTGGAAGCCAAAGGATGTGGCCGACAAAGACCTCGTGCCGGATGCGGAAGATTCCTCCAAGCGGGTTTTGACCATGATGACCACCGCCGACATGGCGATGCGGATGGACCCGATTTACGAGCCGATTTCTCGGCGCTTCCACAAAAACCCGGAAGCGTTCGCTGACGCGTTTGCCCGGGCATGGTTCAAGCTGACCCACCGGGACATGGGACCCCGCGTGCGCTACCTTGGTCCGGAGGTCCCGGTGGAAGAGCTTATTTGGCAGGATCCAATCCCCGCCGTCGATCATGAGCTGATCGACGCCCAGGACATCACCGCCCTAAAGGCCCAGATCCTGGCGGCAGGCCTGACCGTTTCCCAGCTGGTATCGACGGCCTGGGCGTCGGCGTCAACCTTCCGCGGCTCCGACAAGCGCGGCGGGGCCAACGGCGCGCGCATTCGTCTTGCGCCGCAAAAGGATTGGGAAGTCAACCAGCCGGCCCAATTGGCGGAAGTACTCGAAACTCTTGAGGGAATCCAGAAGGACTTCAACAGCGCGCAGTCGGGCGGAAAGAAGGTGTCGCTTGCCGACCTTGTCGTTCTCGGCGGATGCGCCGGTGTTGAGCAGGCAGCGAAGAATGCCGGTCAGGATGTGACCGTTCCCTTCACGCCGGGACGTATGGATGCGTCGCAGGAGCAAACCGATGTTGAGTCCTTTTCCGTTTTGGAGCCGGAAGCAGATGGTTTTCGCAACTACCTCAAAACCAAATACACCGTACCGGCTGAGAATATGCTGATCGATCGGGCGCAACTGCTGACGCTGACCGCTCCTGAGATGACGGTTCTCGTTGGCGGTATGCGCGTCTTAAATACCAACTTCGAACAGGCCCAGCACGGTGTCTTCACCAAGCGACCCGAGACCCTCACCAATGACTTTTTCGTGAACTTACTCAGCATGAGCACGGAGTGGAAGGCAACATCGGAAGACGAAGACCTTTTCGAGGGCCGTGATCGCGCAACAGCTGAAACCAAGTGGACCGGCACCCGTGTTGATCTGATCTTCGGCTCGAATTCCCAGCTCCGGGCCCTGGCGGAAGTGTACGGATGTGAGGACTCCCAGGAGAAATTTCTGCACGACTTTGTGGCGGCGTGGGACAAGGTGATGAACCTTGACCGCTTTGAACTTGCCTGA
- a CDS encoding serine/threonine protein kinase, which translates to MKTLRGNTSLDKKLTGQYRRLFRNLGLLMLTIVALATAAVAYFDKRQVEDLSRELIASTAATVVAQLTAFFQTEDNNLRTAVEQLKMAQLQGDLVIKDLFFLLSPFINPHQNASGILLTELNADNDYYGILNTNPGQSEFQVRTHFAQEWGRGKARLERWKAGQMLESWFRKDDFDISSRPWYAKALEAAENEIVATDPYSFYTTDKQGITLSTRWRKQAADRQFILAIDILLSDITRITQAMRPTDNGVVFVLTHDLRLVGLPADARLEDQSPVETNLLKPYQQVDMPVLQAGVSEWERHGRIRKAFSFEFDGRYWWAGFEWIEDHPQHAGFWAGILVPESDFLGALSVQRNISLAAIAGIGLVLGLILIVSAVHKIRHEVREAVAHIGQKLGPFELLYKIGDGGNGTVYRANHALLKRPTAVKVMLPQFASSESAKQRFIREVQLTSRLTHPNTIAIYDFGQTPEGTLYYAMEHLNGVTLEDLVRISGPQPPARVLHILHQVCASLSEAHDQGLIHRDVKPANMMLCERGGLYDVVKVLDFGLVREIQEDQLQQPDEDNAVVGTPFYLAPELINDASVFSPLSDLYALGGVAYYLLTGHNVFEGASAMEICEMHLHNEPLPPSRRVTRSIPADLEASVMQCLAKEPADRPQSAGAMSAMLARCEDFSAWTDQQAQKWWAANRSTLPVEEHEDTHSPLSDTQMLIQSDTRTGS; encoded by the coding sequence ATGAAAACGCTCCGTGGAAATACTTCGCTGGACAAAAAGCTCACCGGGCAATATCGTCGACTATTCCGCAACCTGGGGCTTTTGATGCTGACGATCGTAGCGCTGGCCACCGCGGCAGTCGCCTATTTCGACAAAAGACAGGTCGAAGATCTTTCGCGTGAGTTAATCGCCAGCACTGCAGCGACTGTTGTGGCGCAATTGACAGCCTTTTTTCAAACCGAAGACAACAACCTGCGGACCGCCGTGGAGCAGCTAAAAATGGCCCAACTCCAAGGAGATCTGGTGATCAAAGATCTTTTTTTCCTTTTATCTCCCTTTATAAATCCGCATCAAAATGCCAGCGGCATTCTCCTGACAGAACTCAACGCCGATAACGATTATTATGGCATACTCAATACAAATCCAGGTCAATCTGAATTTCAGGTCCGCACCCATTTCGCCCAGGAGTGGGGCCGAGGCAAAGCGCGGCTCGAACGCTGGAAAGCTGGTCAAATGCTGGAGAGCTGGTTTCGAAAAGATGATTTTGATATCAGTTCCCGCCCCTGGTATGCAAAAGCCCTGGAAGCGGCAGAAAATGAGATCGTCGCAACCGACCCCTATTCATTTTATACCACAGACAAACAAGGCATCACCCTATCAACACGCTGGCGCAAACAGGCAGCGGACCGCCAATTCATTTTGGCAATTGATATCCTGCTTTCCGATATCACCCGAATCACCCAGGCGATGCGACCCACCGACAACGGCGTGGTCTTTGTGCTGACCCATGATCTTCGATTAGTGGGGCTTCCGGCAGATGCGCGGCTTGAAGATCAAAGCCCCGTTGAAACGAACCTGCTAAAACCGTATCAGCAAGTGGACATGCCTGTGCTTCAGGCTGGTGTATCCGAGTGGGAACGTCACGGGCGCATCCGCAAGGCATTTTCGTTTGAGTTTGATGGGCGCTATTGGTGGGCCGGTTTTGAATGGATCGAAGATCACCCCCAACATGCCGGTTTTTGGGCCGGCATTCTGGTTCCCGAGTCCGATTTTCTGGGCGCCCTGTCTGTGCAGCGCAACATTTCACTGGCAGCGATTGCCGGGATTGGCCTTGTGCTCGGTTTGATTTTAATCGTCAGTGCCGTGCACAAAATTCGCCACGAGGTCCGGGAAGCGGTCGCTCACATCGGACAGAAATTGGGGCCTTTTGAATTGCTTTACAAAATCGGCGATGGCGGTAACGGCACCGTCTATCGTGCCAATCATGCCCTGCTCAAACGACCCACGGCAGTCAAGGTGATGCTGCCGCAATTTGCCAGCAGTGAATCCGCCAAACAACGTTTTATCAGAGAAGTGCAGTTGACCAGCCGTCTGACCCATCCCAACACGATTGCCATTTATGATTTCGGCCAAACGCCCGAGGGAACACTTTACTACGCCATGGAGCACCTCAACGGCGTCACCTTAGAGGATCTGGTGCGCATTTCAGGCCCTCAACCCCCGGCGCGAGTGTTGCATATCCTTCATCAAGTCTGCGCTTCTCTGAGCGAAGCCCACGACCAGGGACTGATCCATCGCGACGTTAAACCGGCCAATATGATGCTGTGTGAACGCGGTGGACTGTACGATGTGGTTAAAGTTCTCGATTTTGGCTTGGTCAGAGAAATCCAAGAAGATCAACTGCAGCAACCGGACGAGGACAACGCGGTTGTGGGCACGCCGTTTTACCTGGCGCCTGAGCTGATCAACGATGCTTCGGTTTTCAGCCCGCTAAGTGACCTGTATGCGCTGGGCGGCGTTGCCTACTATTTGCTCACCGGGCACAATGTGTTTGAAGGGGCCAGTGCCATGGAGATATGCGAAATGCATTTGCACAATGAGCCGCTGCCGCCCTCCCGGCGCGTCACCCGTTCGATTCCCGCCGATCTCGAGGCCAGCGTGATGCAGTGTCTGGCCAAAGAACCGGCCGACCGGCCGCAGAGCGCCGGCGCTATGTCCGCAATGCTTGCTCGATGTGAAGACTTTAGCGCCTGGACAGACCAACAGGCCCAGAAATGGTGGGCGGCCAATCGCAGTACGTTGCCGGTGGAAGAGCACGAGGACACCCATTCGCCTTTGTCAGACACTCAAATGTTGATCCAATCCGATACCCGAACCGGATCTTAA
- a CDS encoding DUF5329 domain-containing protein, whose protein sequence is MKKMFTTLVLILLAWPIMASATNMQAEIEYLINRIQNSNCAFIRNGKAHSAEEAIEHILKKYDHFKAKIKTTEDFIDYCASKSMLSGMSYQISCSDKDVVESKDWFSEELKRFRNK, encoded by the coding sequence ATGAAAAAAATGTTCACTACTTTGGTGCTCATATTGCTTGCATGGCCGATTATGGCCAGCGCTACAAACATGCAAGCAGAAATTGAGTATCTGATAAATAGGATTCAGAATTCTAACTGTGCCTTTATCAGAAATGGCAAGGCACATAGTGCTGAAGAAGCAATCGAGCATATCTTAAAAAAATATGATCATTTCAAGGCCAAAATTAAAACCACCGAAGATTTCATCGATTACTGTGCCTCAAAGAGTATGTTGAGTGGTATGTCCTACCAAATAAGCTGCTCGGATAAAGATGTGGTCGAAAGCAAAGATTGGTTCTCAGAGGAGTTAAAGCGCTTCAGAAATAAATAA
- a CDS encoding MFS transporter, producing the protein MAITQSRERYSIIFASVAALMMIGHLQGGKTVRDALFLSYFDVVDLPKMMIATAILSAVAVVSFSRVLARYGPARLMPPFYILSGMISFGEWVAMSFWPQFVTVALYFHITVFDALLISGFWSIINERYDPYSAKNVISRMVIFTALGGLFGAGAAAVVAKTVDIRAVIAMLAILHVVTGLALFEVTRGQTPSNEQRTSPQGLISVLKKNSLIQRMALLMLMLAVTITMLDYLFKATLQASMPKEQLVTFFAYFYIAIDIGSFLLQTFVSRRALQWLGFGGTIVVLPLSIILGGLITCVFRSLTSVTLLRGAANLITNSFFGPGYELFFTPISTADKRTSKILLDVGANRSGNMLGGLLIMGLLMIPGSTGTYILLTVMVFAGMMSLLIYLLNRGYISQLAHNLLNRKLKVDEANHKEKAPETDLVYSRVRLEPAGSMQQISPYRSRDNLSEDQPAQQQKTISAHKSTPSGTRTHDAAQLETIQDLLSQDENRIRRALVNKKMTPALLPHILPLLRSQGVLKEALNAIKPLASLASGQLVDALLDHHQHPLIRRRIPLLLGQADNERAVQGLTLGLQDKEPDVRFRCAEALAHIKSSHSELAVDTDTVWNCVYREIAFFSGSDFKPIRGVEPLRHLFNLFGVIFGTDIMDICYESLQVQDATIRGTALEYLENQLPQNVRTPLWPLIESGHIETKSVRSSQEIMQDLLRALDSAKNRDDILELSVKDLERQD; encoded by the coding sequence ATGGCAATAACACAATCGAGAGAGCGGTACAGCATCATTTTTGCCAGCGTGGCAGCATTAATGATGATCGGGCACCTTCAAGGCGGCAAGACGGTTCGGGACGCTTTGTTCCTCTCTTACTTTGACGTCGTCGACCTACCCAAGATGATGATTGCGACTGCGATTTTGTCTGCAGTTGCCGTTGTCAGTTTTTCCCGGGTGCTCGCCAGATACGGACCGGCCCGGCTGATGCCTCCCTTTTATATCCTCAGCGGTATGATATCTTTTGGAGAGTGGGTGGCCATGTCATTCTGGCCGCAATTTGTTACGGTTGCCCTGTATTTTCACATCACAGTGTTTGACGCCCTGCTGATCAGCGGTTTCTGGTCCATCATCAACGAACGCTACGACCCGTACAGTGCCAAAAATGTTATCAGCCGCATGGTCATTTTCACCGCCTTAGGCGGTCTTTTCGGTGCCGGCGCCGCCGCTGTCGTCGCTAAGACAGTTGACATCCGTGCCGTAATCGCGATGCTGGCGATCTTGCATGTTGTCACAGGGCTGGCCCTTTTTGAGGTTACCCGCGGCCAGACCCCCAGCAATGAGCAGCGGACCTCCCCTCAGGGTCTGATATCCGTTTTGAAAAAGAATTCTCTGATCCAACGCATGGCGCTGCTCATGTTGATGCTGGCCGTCACCATAACGATGCTGGACTATCTGTTCAAGGCCACGCTCCAGGCCTCCATGCCCAAGGAACAACTGGTCACCTTCTTCGCCTACTTCTATATCGCCATCGATATCGGCTCTTTTTTGCTTCAAACCTTCGTCAGCCGCAGAGCACTGCAATGGCTCGGATTCGGTGGCACCATCGTGGTGCTGCCGCTGAGCATTATTTTGGGCGGGTTGATCACGTGCGTCTTTCGATCGCTAACATCGGTTACGCTACTGCGTGGCGCTGCCAATCTGATAACCAATTCCTTTTTCGGACCCGGATACGAGCTTTTTTTCACACCCATTTCAACCGCTGACAAACGCACCAGCAAGATTCTGCTCGATGTCGGCGCCAACCGCTCAGGCAACATGTTGGGGGGTCTGTTGATCATGGGCCTTTTGATGATTCCCGGATCCACCGGCACCTATATTTTGTTAACCGTCATGGTTTTTGCAGGTATGATGTCGCTGTTAATTTATCTGCTCAACCGAGGATACATCTCCCAGCTTGCGCACAACCTGCTGAACAGAAAACTGAAAGTCGATGAGGCCAACCATAAAGAAAAGGCTCCGGAAACTGATTTGGTATACAGCCGGGTGCGACTCGAGCCGGCTGGTTCGATGCAGCAAATATCACCCTACCGTAGCAGGGACAATTTGTCAGAGGACCAACCTGCTCAGCAGCAAAAAACCATTTCAGCACACAAATCCACGCCGTCGGGTACCCGTACCCATGATGCTGCTCAACTGGAAACCATACAGGATTTGCTCAGCCAGGATGAAAACCGCATCCGGCGTGCGCTGGTCAATAAGAAAATGACACCCGCCCTGTTGCCGCATATTCTGCCGCTGTTGCGTAGTCAAGGCGTGTTGAAGGAAGCCCTGAATGCCATTAAACCGCTGGCATCTCTGGCCTCCGGACAATTGGTTGACGCCCTGCTGGATCACCATCAACACCCCCTAATCCGGCGCCGCATCCCTCTTCTGCTGGGACAGGCCGACAACGAACGCGCGGTGCAAGGGTTAACATTAGGTCTTCAGGACAAGGAACCGGATGTCCGCTTCCGCTGTGCGGAAGCACTGGCCCACATCAAAAGCAGTCACTCTGAGCTGGCCGTTGATACCGACACTGTTTGGAACTGCGTCTACCGCGAAATTGCCTTTTTCAGCGGCTCGGATTTCAAGCCAATCCGGGGGGTGGAACCGCTGCGTCACTTGTTTAACCTCTTTGGTGTTATTTTCGGCACTGATATAATGGATATTTGCTATGAATCACTGCAGGTGCAAGATGCAACCATCCGCGGTACAGCTTTGGAATATCTGGAAAACCAGCTGCCGCAAAACGTGCGGACACCGCTATGGCCACTGATTGAATCCGGTCATATTGAAACGAAATCGGTACGCTCCTCGCAAGAAATCATGCAAGATCTGCTGCGAGCGCTGGACTCGGCCAAAAACAGGGACGATATTCTCGAACTCAGCGTCAAAGATCTTGAGAGGCAGGATTGA